One Panicum virgatum strain AP13 chromosome 3N, P.virgatum_v5, whole genome shotgun sequence DNA segment encodes these proteins:
- the LOC120665562 gene encoding 4'-phosphopantetheinyl transferase HetI-like isoform X1, which produces MRRRLLRRAMPLPPPPPPAPRTPGVAGGRLFSSLPPPPPLQSQREVHVWYLLPDELNDASQLKMYMDLLSPSERKTALSMNGEKLQKGAVLSRALVRTTLSRYTDCKVDPGSFEFKKNKFGKPEILWQSDDSKMEWPLHFNISHTSSLIACGITMDTPIGIDIEEKKRKTAKNILSLARRYFTPSEVDYLAKMPDPDAQQKEFIKLWTLKEAYVKALGRGFSGAPFNKFSIELTAKNGIRISVAPKAFKDSDCLSENWQFALAELNSSHYMAVCVEDDSRSSDSGNGRLPLGLKVWKTVPFVEDTLVSGTEAATLIS; this is translated from the exons atgcgccgccgcctgctccgccgcgcgaTGCCGctaccgccgcctccgcctcctgcgCCCCGGACTCCGGGGGTCGCCGGCGGACGCCTCTTCTcctcgctcccgccgccgccgccgctccagtcGCAAAG AGAGGTTCATGTCTGGTACCTTTTGCCTGATGAGTTGAATGATGCCTCCCAACTGAAGATGTACATGGATCTCCTTTCACCTTCTGAAAGGAAGACTGCTTTATCTATGAATGGGGAGAAGTTGCAGAAAGGTGCTGTGCTGTCCCGTGCATTGGTGCGCACCACACTCTCGAGAT ATACAGATTGCAAAGTTGATCCAGGATCATTTGAGTTTAAGAAAAACAAATTTGGCAAACCTGAG ATACTGTGGCAATCTGATGACAGCAAGATGGAATGGCCTTTGCATTTCAATATTTCACACACGTCTTCTTTGATTGCATGTGGCATAACCATGGATACTCCT ATTGGCATTGACATTGAAGAGAAGAAACGAAAGACAGCCAAGAATATTTTATCTCTCGCTCGCCGTTATTTCACCCCATCTGAAGTTGATTATCTAGCTAAAATGCCGGATCCTGATGCTCAGCAGAAGGAATTCATAAAACTATGGACTCTTAAA GAAGCATACGTAAAAGCTCTTGGAAGGGGATTTTCAGGTGCTCCTTTCAATAAGTTCTCAATCGAATTGACAGCAAAGAATGGAATCCGAATTTCTGTG GCACCAAAAGCATTCAAGGATTCTGACTGTTTGTCCGAGAATTGGCAATTTGCACTTGCGGAGCTAAATAGTTCTCATTACATGGCAGTTTGTGTAGAGGATGACTCAAGAAGTTCAG ATTCTGGGAATGGTCGGCTACCTCTAGGATTGAAAGTATGGAAGACTGTTCCCTTCGTAGAAGATACGCTTGTTTCTGGAACAGAAGCTGCGACTCTTATCAGTTGA
- the LOC120665562 gene encoding L-aminoadipate-semialdehyde dehydrogenase-phosphopantetheinyl transferase-like isoform X2, translating to MCRGAPAEGRRGMRGGREERRHGCEGEAALLRGSEGEAAAVLDVGLRGVVMGLLVGWALHSSWAFSLFFLLFSFLFPFILLICCFYVGVWRRLGVQRRLDTDCKVDPGSFEFKKNKFGKPEILWQSDDSKMEWPLHFNISHTSSLIACGITMDTPIGIDIEEKKRKTAKNILSLARRYFTPSEVDYLAKMPDPDAQQKEFIKLWTLKEAYVKALGRGFSGAPFNKFSIELTAKNGIRISVAPKAFKDSDCLSENWQFALAELNSSHYMAVCVEDDSRSSDSGNGRLPLGLKVWKTVPFVEDTLVSGTEAATLIS from the exons ATGTGCAGGGGAGCGCCGGCGGAAGGGAGGAGAGGAATGCGGGGCGGAAGGGAGGAGCGGCGACACGGCTGCGAGGGAGAAGCGGCGCTGCTGCGAGGTAGCGAGGGAGAAGCGGCGGCAGTTCTGGATGTAGGGTTACGGGGGGTGGTCATGGGCTTGTTAGTGGGCTGGGCCTTACATTCTTCTTGggccttttctcttttctttcttcttttctcatttcttttcccctttataCTGCTAATATGCTGCTTTTACGTTGGTgtatggcgtcgcctaggcgtccagagGAG ACTAGATACAGATTGCAAAGTTGATCCAGGATCATTTGAGTTTAAGAAAAACAAATTTGGCAAACCTGAG ATACTGTGGCAATCTGATGACAGCAAGATGGAATGGCCTTTGCATTTCAATATTTCACACACGTCTTCTTTGATTGCATGTGGCATAACCATGGATACTCCT ATTGGCATTGACATTGAAGAGAAGAAACGAAAGACAGCCAAGAATATTTTATCTCTCGCTCGCCGTTATTTCACCCCATCTGAAGTTGATTATCTAGCTAAAATGCCGGATCCTGATGCTCAGCAGAAGGAATTCATAAAACTATGGACTCTTAAA GAAGCATACGTAAAAGCTCTTGGAAGGGGATTTTCAGGTGCTCCTTTCAATAAGTTCTCAATCGAATTGACAGCAAAGAATGGAATCCGAATTTCTGTG GCACCAAAAGCATTCAAGGATTCTGACTGTTTGTCCGAGAATTGGCAATTTGCACTTGCGGAGCTAAATAGTTCTCATTACATGGCAGTTTGTGTAGAGGATGACTCAAGAAGTTCAG ATTCTGGGAATGGTCGGCTACCTCTAGGATTGAAAGTATGGAAGACTGTTCCCTTCGTAGAAGATACGCTTGTTTCTGGAACAGAAGCTGCGACTCTTATCAGTTGA